From Aphelocoma coerulescens isolate FSJ_1873_10779 chromosome 15, UR_Acoe_1.0, whole genome shotgun sequence, one genomic window encodes:
- the RHOF gene encoding rho-related GTP-binding protein RhoF isoform X1, whose protein sequence is MTGRKSKHCREVASLVRLEQDRPADPEGGRRTAVPGGRIHEVLQLGEVLTRVPGAAYVQTRARNCWGSRLWTASLPCRPSELCGSSALLEVVFQYAPSVFEKYTTSVTVGKKEVTLNLYDTAGQEDYDRLRPLSYQNTNVVLICYDVMNPTSYDNVAAKWYPEVNHFCRGVPLVLIGCKTDLRKDKEQLRKLRASKQEPITYNQGEAACKEINAEIYLECSAKCRENIENVFKEATTIALSAMKKAKCHRKRKVCSVL, encoded by the exons ATGacagggaggaaaagcaaacactgtAGAGAGGTGGCCTCCCTGGTAAGGCTAGAGCAGGACCGTCCTGCGGACCCTGAGGGAGGGAGAAG GACGGCTGTTCCCGGTGGTAGAATCCATGAAGTGCTCCAGCTGGGAGAGGTCCTAACGCGTGTGCCTGGCGCTGCGTACGTGCAAACCAGGGCCAGAAATTGCTGGGGCAGCAGGCTCTGGACAGCGAGCCTGCCGTGCCGCCCCAGTGAGTTGTGTGGGTCCTCAGCACTTCTGGAAGTTGTTTTT CAATACGCGCCCTCTGTTTTTGAGAAGTACACAACGAGTGTGACGGTGGGGAAGAAGGAGGTCACCCTGAACCTGTACGACACAGCAG GGCAGGAGGACTACGATCGGCTACGGCCACTTTCTTACCAGAACACCAATGTCGTGTTAATTTGTTACGATGTCATGAACCCCACCAGCTATGATAATGTAGCAGCCAAG TGGTATCCTGAAGTGAATCACTTCTGCCGGGGTGTCCCGCTCGTGCTGATCGGCTGCAAGACAGACCTTCGGAAGGACAAGGAGCAGCTGCGCAAGCTCAGAGCTTCCAAGCAGGAACCCATCACCTACAACCAG GGTGAGGCAGCTTGCAAGGAGATTAATGCAGAAATTTACCTGGAATGCTCAGCAAAATGTCGTGAGAACatagaaaatgtttttaaagaagCCACAACCATTGCACTGAGTGCCATGAAGAAAGCCAAGTGCCACAGGAAACGGAAAGTGTGCTCAGTGTTATGA
- the RHOF gene encoding rho-related GTP-binding protein RhoF isoform X2 gives MEAANGAVPEGAAEQPHGPAAAPSGRKEVKVVIVGDGGCGKTSLLMVYAKGSFPEQYAPSVFEKYTTSVTVGKKEVTLNLYDTAGQEDYDRLRPLSYQNTNVVLICYDVMNPTSYDNVAAKWYPEVNHFCRGVPLVLIGCKTDLRKDKEQLRKLRASKQEPITYNQGEAACKEINAEIYLECSAKCRENIENVFKEATTIALSAMKKAKCHRKRKVCSVL, from the exons ATGGAAGCGGCCAACGGGGCCGTGCCCGAGGGCGCGGCGGAGCAGCCCcacggccccgcggccgccccgtcGGGCAGGAAGGAGGTGAAGGTGGTGATCGTGGGCGACGGAGGCTGCGGGAAGACGTCGCTGTTGATGGTGTACGCCAAGGGCTCCTTCCCCGAG CAATACGCGCCCTCTGTTTTTGAGAAGTACACAACGAGTGTGACGGTGGGGAAGAAGGAGGTCACCCTGAACCTGTACGACACAGCAG GGCAGGAGGACTACGATCGGCTACGGCCACTTTCTTACCAGAACACCAATGTCGTGTTAATTTGTTACGATGTCATGAACCCCACCAGCTATGATAATGTAGCAGCCAAG TGGTATCCTGAAGTGAATCACTTCTGCCGGGGTGTCCCGCTCGTGCTGATCGGCTGCAAGACAGACCTTCGGAAGGACAAGGAGCAGCTGCGCAAGCTCAGAGCTTCCAAGCAGGAACCCATCACCTACAACCAG GGTGAGGCAGCTTGCAAGGAGATTAATGCAGAAATTTACCTGGAATGCTCAGCAAAATGTCGTGAGAACatagaaaatgtttttaaagaagCCACAACCATTGCACTGAGTGCCATGAAGAAAGCCAAGTGCCACAGGAAACGGAAAGTGTGCTCAGTGTTATGA